A stretch of the Gracilinanus agilis isolate LMUSP501 chromosome 4, AgileGrace, whole genome shotgun sequence genome encodes the following:
- the FZD9 gene encoding frizzled-9, translated as MALGPARAALLWPLLVAGAAAAAAAVAALELGPDEVERERERGRGWARCQAVAIPMCRGIGYNLTRMPNLLGHETQAEAAAKLHEFAPLVEYGCHAHLRFFLCSLYAPMCTDQVSAPIPACRPMCEQARRRCAPVMEQFSFPWPDALDCDRLPTPNDPHSLCMEAPENATAGPLPAAPAAAGHGSGGGGGHQGLGMLPVAPRPPRPAQGPGPGGAPPACENPDKFQYVEKSRACAPRCAPGVEVFWSRRDKDFALVWMAVWSALCFFSTAFTVLTFLLDPHRFQYPERPIIFLSMCYNVYSLAFLIRAVAGAQSVACDQEAGALYVIQEGLENTGCTLVFLLLYYFGMASSLWWVVLTLTWFLAAGKKWGHEAIEAHGGYFHMAAWGLPALKTIVVLTLRKVAGDELTGLCYVGSMDASALTGFVLVPLSCYLVLGTSFLLTGFVALFHIRKIMKTGGTNTEKLEKLMVKIGVFSILYTVPATCVIVCYVYERLNMDYWRLRATEQPCTAPAGPGGRRDCSLSGGSVPTVAVFMLKIFMSLVVGITSGVWVWSSKTFQTWQSLCHRKLAGGGRARGKGCGGPSGCGRGAHCHYKAPAVVLHMTKADPYLENPTHL; from the coding sequence ATGGCCCTCGGGCCGGCGCGGGCCGCACTGCTGTGGCCGCTGCTGGTGGCCGGTGCggctgcggcggcggcggccgTGGCGGCGCTGGAGCTGGGGCCGGACGAGGTGGAGCGCGAGCGCGAGCGGGGCCGGGGCTGGGCGCGCTGCCAGGCCGTGGCCATCCCCATGTGCCGCGGCATCGGCTACAACCTGACCCGCATGCCCAACCTGCTGGGCCACGAAACGCAGGCCGAGGCGGCGGCCAAGCTGCACGAGTTCGCACCGCTCGTGGAGTACGGCTGCCACGCGCACCTGCGCTTCTTCCTCTGCTCGCTCTACGCGCCCATGTGCACGGACCAGGTGTCGGCGCCCATCCCCGCCTGCCGGCCCATGTGCGAGCAGGCCCGCCGCCGCTGTGCGCCCGTCATGGAGCAGTTCAGCTTCCCCTGGCCCGACGCCCTGGACTGCGACCGCCTGCCCACGCCCAACGACCCCCACTCGCTCTGCATGGAGGCCCCTGAGAATGCCACGGCGGGGCCCCTGCCTGCCGCCCCTGCGGCTGCCGGCCATGGCAGCGGCGGGGGCGGTGGGCACCAGGGGCTGGGCATGCTGCCCGTGGCACCCCGACCCCCCCGGCCGGCGCAGGGCCCTGGGCCCGGGGGCGCCCCCCCAGCTTGCGAGAACCCTGACAAGTTCCAGTATGTGGAGAAGAGCCGTGCATGTGCGCCTCGCTGTGCGCCGGGGGTCGAGGTGTTCTGGTCCCGGCGCGACAAGGACTTTGCCCTGGTGTGGATGGCCGTGTGGTCTGCGCTCTGCTTCTTCTCCACCGCCTTCACGGTGCTCACCTTCCTGCTGGACCCGCACCGCTTCCAGTACCCTGAGCGGCCCATCATCTTCCTGTCCATGTGCTACAACGTCTACTCGCTGGCCTTCCTGATCCGGGCGGTGGCCGGGGCGCAGAGCGTGGCCTGCGACCAGGAGGCCGGGGCCCTCTACGTGATCCAGGAGGGCCTCGAGAACACGGGCTGCACGCTTGTCTTCCTCCTGCTCTACTACTTCGGCATGGCCAGCTCGCTCTGGTGGGTCGTGCTCACCCTCACCTGGTTCCTGGCAGCTGGGAAGAAGTGGGGCCACGAGGCCATCGAGGCCCACGGAGGCTACTTCCACATGGCAGCCTGGGGCCTGCCCGCCCTCAAGACCATCGTGGTCCTCACCCTGCGCAAGGTGGCCGGGGACGAGCTGACGGGCCTCTGCTATGTGGGCAGCATGGATGCCAGCGCCCTGACGGGCTTCGTGCTGGTGCCCCTCTCCTGCTACCTGGTGCTGGGGACCAGCTTCCTGCTCACGGGCTTCGTGGCCCTCTTCCACATCCGCAAGATCATGAAGACGGGGGGCACCAACACGGAGAAGCTGGAGAAGCTGATGGTGAAGATCGGAGTCTTCTCCATCCTCTACACAGTGCCCGCCACCTGCGTCATCGTCTGCTACGTCTACGAGAGGCTGAACATGGACTACTGGCGCCTCCGGGCCACGGAGCAGCCCTGCACTGCCCCTGCGGGCCCCGGGGGGCGGAGAGACTGCTCGCTGAGTGGGGGCTCCGTCCCCACCGTGGCTGTCTTCATGCTAAAGATCTTCATGTCCCTTGTGGTGGGCATCACCAGTGGCGTCTGGGTCTGGAGTTCCAAGACTTTCCAGACTTGGCAGAGCCTGTGCCACCGCAAACTGGCGGGGGGTGGCCGAGCTCGGGGCAAGGGTTGTGGGGGTCCCTCGGGCTGCGGCAGGGGCGCCCACTGCCACTACAAGGCCCCCGCTGTGGTCCTGCACATGACTAAGGCAGACCCCTATCTGGAGAACCCCACGCACCTCTAG